Genomic DNA from Aphanothece sacrum FPU1:
AAGACGATACTTTTGGCACAGAATAAATAATTATTGATTAATTGCTTGGTAAGCTTGTTGAATCTCCCGAATCGAAAAAAGAGGCTGAAAACTTAAGCTTTGAGACTGATAAAAAGCGGCCCCTCCTTGTTCACGATCAACTAGAGCGATAATTTGTTCTACTTGATAACCAACATTCCGTAATCGTTCTACGGCTAACATGGCGGACTTACCTGTAGTTACCACATCTTCTAAGACAACGACCTTAGCTTCTGGGGGTAAGGTGGGGCCTTCAATATAAGCTTGTGTGCCATGGCCTTTAGCTTCTTTACGAATAATTAAGGCATCTAGAGGACGATTTTCATAAGCAGACACTACACTAACGGCAGTAACGATGGGATCAGCCCCTAAAGTCAATCCTGCCACAGCTTGGGTATCTTTAGGTAAAAGAGATAGGAGTAAACGGCCAATGGCTAAAGAACCTTCGGCATTGAGAGTAACTTGTTTACCATTAATATAGTAAGAACTGGGTTGTCCAGAAGAGAGAATAAAATCTCCTTCTTGATAAGCACGCTTAACCAATAAATCGAGAAGATAAGAACGTAACATCGATAAATCAGCCGTAGAGACTGAAATAGCTGCTGGAGAAGAAGAAGTCATAGTGTTGAGAAAAACTCCGATTATTTCCTTAAGAAGCGGGGTATTTTTGCGGAAAATTCGCTAAAATACGGGTGGTTGCAGACCAGCAAAAATGAAGGGAAAACCCTTCACTTTTGCCCTATCTTAAATGCAAAAAGAGGACTCCCGCCACACCGACAGGTTAGCGGTGAGATGAATTTTTGCCAACGGCAGTTTCTCCTCCATTAAATCAATTAACCTGAGTTCGATATAACTGAAATAGCCAAAACCTTTGTCCAGCTTCGCTTAAGAGGTTTCATTGTCGGGTTGTTTCTGCTGCTTATTAAGAATATTCTCAATAAAGAATCAATAAAGCCCGCGATCGCGGGCTTTTTGTCATTAACTGAAACTAATTGACAATAGTAAACTAAGACTATTTGACTTGTAAGTATTCTTAGATATAAGTTTCAGATGTTCGCTTTATGTCGAACTCAGGTAATTAATAAATAACTCAATA
This window encodes:
- the pyrE gene encoding orotate phosphoribosyltransferase, coding for MTSSSPAAISVSTADLSMLRSYLLDLLVKRAYQEGDFILSSGQPSSYYINGKQVTLNAEGSLAIGRLLLSLLPKDTQAVAGLTLGADPIVTAVSVVSAYENRPLDALIIRKEAKGHGTQAYIEGPTLPPEAKVVVLEDVVTTGKSAMLAVERLRNVGYQVEQIIALVDREQGGAAFYQSQSLSFQPLFSIREIQQAYQAINQ